One genomic window of Pseudomonas aeruginosa includes the following:
- a CDS encoding glycosyltransferase family 4 protein codes for MKALLEGLGTRGIDMHMSEALVSAYPPPRRLDRPLWLLRELLHRLPQVIGSYGSDVVILQRELLSTIPTLEFLTKAPRILDVDDAIWLHRRGIAANSIARRVDHIVCGNQYLADYFGQFGRPTTIIPTGVDTLRFSPRRERRENRVIGWSGTSGGYRFLYDIEIPLSHLFRDHPEWKLRIVSDRPPEFKVIPAEKVEFIRWTETNEVETIAGMDIGIMPLADDLWSRGKCSYKMLLYMACGLPVVVSEYGMNRDVLARGFIGYGAVDDEGWYESLAALVKDPEARVRAGQNGRDIIERHYSLDVVCDLWAMVIGSVAPGKGTR; via the coding sequence GTGAAGGCTCTGCTCGAAGGGCTTGGCACGCGAGGTATCGACATGCATATGTCGGAAGCGCTGGTCTCTGCCTATCCTCCGCCTCGTCGACTGGATCGCCCGCTTTGGTTGCTGAGAGAACTGCTTCACCGCCTTCCTCAGGTAATCGGCTCTTACGGAAGTGACGTTGTGATCCTTCAACGAGAGCTTCTCTCGACAATTCCAACTCTTGAGTTTCTTACCAAGGCGCCCAGAATTCTGGATGTCGATGATGCAATATGGCTGCATCGTAGGGGGATCGCCGCGAATTCGATTGCTCGTCGTGTCGACCATATCGTGTGTGGCAATCAATACCTGGCCGATTACTTCGGTCAGTTCGGTAGGCCGACTACGATCATTCCGACGGGCGTCGATACTCTTCGTTTTTCACCCAGAAGGGAACGCAGGGAGAATAGAGTGATCGGCTGGTCCGGCACGTCGGGTGGCTACCGCTTTCTTTATGACATAGAAATCCCGCTGTCCCACCTGTTCAGAGATCACCCCGAATGGAAATTGAGGATCGTTTCGGACCGTCCTCCCGAGTTCAAGGTCATTCCAGCCGAAAAGGTTGAGTTCATTCGCTGGACAGAGACCAATGAGGTCGAAACGATTGCCGGAATGGATATCGGTATAATGCCTCTTGCCGATGATCTATGGTCGAGGGGGAAGTGTAGCTACAAAATGTTGCTTTATATGGCCTGTGGCTTGCCGGTAGTGGTTTCCGAGTATGGTATGAACCGCGATGTTCTAGCCCGAGGCTTCATCGGATATGGTGCGGTGGACGACGAGGGCTGGTATGAGTCACTTGCGGCTTTGGTCAAAGATCCGGAAGCCCGTGTGCGTGCAGGGCAAAATGGAAGAGATATTATCGAAAGGCACTATTCTCTCGATGTCGTTTGTGACCTGTGGGCAATGGTCATTGGCTCGGTAGCGCCTGGAAAGGGAACGAGGTGA
- a CDS encoding lipopolysaccharide assembly protein LapA domain-containing protein, with amino-acid sequence MQWLGRILTAVFVLVVALVVLVFVLENQNSVSLAFLGWHTPDGPLSLFVSLAFILGGLGGLLSGALLRLRGRRQKSLRSESTSL; translated from the coding sequence ATGCAATGGCTCGGGCGGATTTTGACTGCTGTGTTTGTGTTGGTGGTTGCGCTGGTGGTCCTGGTTTTCGTATTGGAAAATCAGAATAGCGTCAGCCTTGCCTTCCTTGGGTGGCACACTCCTGACGGTCCGCTTTCTCTCTTCGTGTCTCTGGCTTTCATCCTCGGTGGGCTCGGTGGGTTGTTGAGTGGGGCATTGCTTCGTTTGAGGGGGCGTCGACAAAAATCTCTTCGCTCTGAATCAACCTCTCTATAA
- a CDS encoding LPS O-antigen chain length determinant protein WzzB, translated as MTEKNFPSYKAKSGEFDLIEIMSGLWSLRWLIALLAVLPVLLAIVYLFITKPVYEARVSTLPPSLSDIAGFNLGRSENGLPAFSANGVYSIFVRNLQSEETRRQFFRDVYIPSLEEGASVGSRDQLYALLMNSVTIQKPSKEDSERYTVVIERHDPSQAAEWGEKYIGIAVKRSMQEMQEGVRREFQVKNRNIQQQIDILRETAKARREDRISRLKEALRVAEALKLENPPLIEGQVDQQLSSIMEGGLMYMRGAKAIRAEIKTLQDRVSDDPFIPALRGLQEKYALLEGLTLNLDKVAVFRQDGTIEVPDDPVRPRKGIVLILSMLAGGFLGVAVALAILMVRGGFRRTVDAA; from the coding sequence GTGACAGAAAAAAATTTTCCCTCCTATAAAGCCAAGAGCGGCGAGTTCGATCTGATAGAGATTATGAGTGGGTTGTGGTCCCTGAGATGGCTGATTGCTTTGCTGGCAGTGTTGCCCGTGTTGTTGGCTATTGTTTATCTATTCATCACCAAGCCCGTCTATGAGGCTCGTGTCTCGACGCTGCCTCCTTCACTCAGCGATATAGCTGGTTTCAACTTGGGAAGATCGGAAAACGGGCTTCCCGCGTTTTCGGCAAATGGTGTCTATTCAATCTTCGTGCGAAATCTCCAGTCCGAAGAGACTCGCCGTCAGTTCTTTCGAGATGTATATATTCCTTCCTTGGAGGAGGGGGCTTCTGTTGGTTCGCGGGATCAGCTTTATGCGCTTCTCATGAATTCGGTAACTATTCAGAAGCCTAGCAAAGAGGATAGCGAGCGCTACACTGTCGTCATCGAGCGGCATGATCCTTCGCAGGCGGCGGAGTGGGGCGAGAAATATATAGGAATTGCAGTCAAGCGTTCCATGCAGGAAATGCAAGAAGGAGTACGCCGCGAGTTTCAAGTGAAGAATCGCAATATACAGCAACAGATCGACATCTTGCGTGAAACTGCGAAGGCTCGCCGTGAAGATCGTATCTCTCGACTGAAAGAGGCGTTGCGCGTTGCGGAGGCCTTGAAGCTGGAAAATCCTCCGTTGATAGAAGGGCAGGTTGATCAACAGCTTTCCTCCATCATGGAAGGCGGACTGATGTACATGCGTGGTGCCAAGGCTATTCGGGCAGAAATAAAAACGCTGCAAGATCGTGTCTCCGATGATCCTTTCATTCCCGCATTACGAGGCTTGCAGGAGAAGTATGCTCTTCTGGAGGGGCTGACGCTGAATCTCGATAAAGTCGCTGTTTTTCGTCAGGATGGTACGATAGAGGTGCCAGATGATCCCGTCCGTCCAAGAAAAGGCATAGTGCTTATCCTAAGCATGCTTGCCGGTGGTTTTTTGGGGGTTGCGGTGGCTCTAGCCATCCTTATGGTGAGAGGTGGGTTTAGGCGCACGGTCGATGCTGCATGA
- the ihfB gene encoding integration host factor subunit beta has protein sequence MTKSELIERIVTHQGQLSAKDVELAIKTMLEQMSQALATGDRIEIRGFGSFSLHYRAPRVGRNPKTGESVRLDGKFVPHFKPGKELRDRVNEPE, from the coding sequence ATGACCAAGTCGGAGTTGATCGAACGGATCGTTACCCATCAGGGGCAACTGTCCGCGAAGGATGTCGAGTTGGCAATCAAGACCATGCTGGAGCAAATGTCCCAGGCCCTGGCGACCGGGGACCGGATCGAGATCCGTGGTTTCGGCAGCTTTTCCTTGCACTACCGCGCCCCGCGCGTCGGTCGCAACCCCAAGACCGGGGAGTCGGTACGCCTCGACGGCAAGTTCGTGCCGCACTTCAAGCCGGGCAAGGAGTTGCGGGATCGGGTCAACGAGCCGGAGTGA
- the tviB gene encoding Vi polysaccharide biosynthesis UDP-N-acetylglucosamine C-6 dehydrogenase TviB — MKDLKVAVVGLGYVGLPLAVEFGKKRTVVGFDINQGRISELRQGIDSTLEVDAAELKEASELSFTFNLQDLQKCNVFIVTVPTPIDEHKQPDLTPLVKASESIGKVLKKGDIVIYESTVYPGATEEDCVPVLEKFSGLRFNEDFFAGYSPERINPGDKEHRVSSIKKVTSGSTPEIAELVDSLYREIITAGTHKASSIKVAEAAKVIENTQRDLNIALINELAIIFNRMGIDTEAVLKAAGTKWNFMPFRPGLVGGHCIGVDPYYLTHKAQSIGYHPEIILAGRRLNDGMGAYVVSQLVKAMLKRRIHVDGARVLLMGLTFKENCPDLRNTKVVDIVRELAEYNIQVDVFDPWVSAEDAMHEYGITPVGTPSHGAYDGIILAVAHSEFKNMGAENIRKLGKAEHVLYDLKYLLDEDKSDLRL; from the coding sequence ATGAAGGATCTGAAGGTTGCAGTTGTTGGGCTAGGCTATGTTGGTCTTCCGCTTGCTGTTGAATTTGGTAAAAAACGAACCGTTGTCGGTTTCGATATCAATCAGGGGCGAATCTCTGAACTGCGGCAAGGCATTGACTCTACTCTTGAAGTAGATGCGGCTGAGTTGAAAGAAGCGTCCGAACTGAGCTTTACTTTCAATCTTCAGGACTTGCAAAAGTGCAATGTTTTCATTGTGACGGTTCCTACACCTATTGATGAACATAAGCAACCCGACCTCACCCCTCTTGTAAAGGCCTCGGAGAGCATCGGAAAGGTTCTGAAGAAGGGCGATATTGTAATTTATGAGTCTACCGTTTACCCGGGAGCGACGGAAGAAGACTGCGTACCTGTTCTGGAAAAATTTTCCGGGCTGAGGTTTAACGAGGACTTCTTCGCCGGTTATAGCCCCGAGCGCATCAATCCCGGCGATAAGGAACATCGGGTCTCTTCGATCAAGAAGGTCACTTCCGGCTCTACGCCGGAGATCGCGGAGTTGGTTGACTCCCTGTATAGAGAAATCATCACTGCCGGTACTCACAAGGCGAGCAGCATTAAAGTCGCTGAGGCTGCCAAGGTGATCGAAAATACGCAGCGAGATCTCAATATTGCTCTGATCAACGAACTCGCCATCATTTTCAATCGAATGGGTATCGATACCGAGGCGGTCCTCAAGGCTGCCGGCACGAAATGGAATTTCATGCCGTTCCGCCCGGGCCTAGTCGGCGGTCATTGCATCGGAGTCGATCCATATTATCTGACTCATAAAGCCCAGAGTATTGGCTATCATCCAGAGATCATCCTGGCTGGCCGCCGTTTGAATGACGGTATGGGTGCCTATGTCGTTTCGCAACTGGTCAAGGCTATGCTCAAGCGTCGTATCCACGTGGACGGTGCTCGCGTTCTGCTTATGGGGCTTACATTCAAGGAAAATTGTCCAGACCTCCGCAATACCAAAGTCGTCGATATTGTCCGTGAGTTGGCGGAATACAACATACAGGTTGATGTTTTTGATCCTTGGGTGAGCGCCGAAGATGCCATGCATGAGTATGGGATTACTCCAGTCGGTACGCCATCCCATGGCGCTTATGATGGAATTATCCTTGCGGTCGCGCACAGTGAATTCAAAAATATGGGCGCAGAAAATATACGAAAGTTAGGGAAGGCTGAGCATGTTCTCTATGATCTGAAATATCTACTCGATGAAGATAAGTCTGATCTACGCCTGTAA
- a CDS encoding oligosaccharide flippase family protein — MLGKHSLVYFLFKSFPAILTLVGLSVFTRLLSPGEYGVYSLTIIVVGFLNTVFLQWVALGVGRYLPECSDDQARARLLGTARAISFLVSLVIIFVTFLLWEWREEIGFSILYYMVGFLCLAQAWHDLNLKIQNAILQPLTYGKMLLIKGAGSFFIGVLLVYFGFGVDGLLLGTLVSLVLATIFFQDAWRGVSWALVDKEQLTRLFAYGAPLTLTFLFAFIVNASDRFFIGAFLGDAAVGVYSVSYDLAQYSVGTVASVVHLAAFPLVMEKLSKSGLPQTQDQLRKTFIFIFAVVSPAACGLAMVAPEISGSIMGEEFREGALKIIPLISLSAFLGALKSFYFDYSFQLASATRVQVVTVAVSAVVDVVFNLILIPEFGIVGAAVSSVMAFSSAILISIFLGRRVFPMPALPGKDAMKIALSVLLMAVSVASFSLESAFFGLVVKVVLGGGVYLAAMIALDVSGMRTFLKSKLIR; from the coding sequence ATGCTGGGAAAACATAGTCTGGTTTATTTTTTGTTCAAGTCTTTTCCGGCGATATTGACTCTTGTCGGTCTTTCCGTTTTTACTCGTCTGTTAAGTCCGGGTGAGTATGGAGTCTATTCGCTGACAATTATAGTTGTTGGCTTCCTCAATACGGTTTTCTTGCAATGGGTGGCGCTGGGGGTTGGTCGTTATCTGCCTGAGTGTAGTGATGACCAAGCTCGGGCGAGGCTTCTTGGCACGGCTAGGGCCATTAGCTTCCTTGTTTCACTCGTTATCATATTCGTCACGTTCCTGCTTTGGGAGTGGCGTGAAGAGATAGGTTTCTCTATTCTTTATTATATGGTCGGTTTTCTTTGCCTGGCACAGGCTTGGCATGATTTGAATCTGAAGATTCAAAATGCGATCTTGCAGCCTCTGACCTACGGGAAAATGTTGTTGATCAAAGGGGCTGGAAGCTTCTTTATCGGTGTTCTCCTTGTTTATTTCGGGTTTGGCGTTGATGGTTTGCTGCTGGGTACGCTTGTGTCTCTGGTACTGGCGACCATTTTCTTCCAAGATGCGTGGCGGGGAGTCAGTTGGGCGTTGGTAGACAAGGAGCAGTTAACCAGGTTGTTTGCCTATGGTGCACCACTGACGCTTACTTTCCTTTTTGCATTCATAGTCAATGCGTCTGATCGCTTCTTTATTGGGGCATTTCTGGGGGATGCCGCGGTAGGTGTCTACTCGGTGTCATATGACCTAGCGCAATATAGTGTTGGTACAGTGGCTTCTGTCGTTCACCTGGCGGCTTTTCCGCTGGTAATGGAGAAACTTTCCAAGAGCGGCTTGCCACAGACACAGGACCAACTGCGGAAGACCTTTATTTTTATCTTTGCAGTAGTCTCGCCTGCTGCCTGTGGTCTGGCCATGGTGGCTCCGGAAATTTCAGGATCTATTATGGGCGAAGAGTTTCGTGAGGGTGCCCTAAAGATAATTCCGTTGATATCCCTTTCGGCTTTTCTGGGGGCCTTGAAATCTTTTTACTTTGACTACTCTTTCCAATTGGCTAGTGCTACACGAGTGCAGGTTGTGACAGTGGCGGTGTCGGCAGTGGTTGATGTTGTTTTTAATTTAATCCTTATTCCGGAGTTTGGGATAGTTGGCGCGGCGGTATCTTCTGTTATGGCGTTTTCCTCTGCAATACTAATTAGTATCTTCTTGGGGCGACGTGTTTTCCCAATGCCCGCCCTTCCGGGGAAAGATGCTATGAAAATTGCGTTGTCTGTGCTGTTGATGGCGGTGTCAGTTGCATCCTTCAGTTTGGAGAGTGCTTTTTTTGGCCTGGTTGTGAAAGTTGTCTTGGGGGGAGGGGTCTATTTGGCGGCAATGATTGCTCTTGATGTATCTGGCATGCGTACTTTCCTGAAGAGCAAGCTAATTCGATGA
- a CDS encoding NAD-dependent epimerase/dehydratase family protein, with amino-acid sequence MSRYEELRKELPAQPKVWLITGVAGFIGSNLLETLLKLDQKVVGLDNFATGHQRNLDEVRSLVSEKQWSNFKFIQGDIRNLDDCNNACAGVDYVLHQAALGSVPRSINDPITSNATNIDGFLNMLIAARDAKVQSFTYAASSSTYGDHPGLPKVEDTIGKPLSPYAVTKYVNELYADVFSRCYGFSTIGLRYFNVFGRRQDPNGAYAAVIPKWTSSMIQGDDVYINGDGETSRDFCYIENTVQANLLAATAGLDARNQVYNIAVGGRTSLNQLFFALRDGLAENGVSYHREPVYRDFREGDVRHSLADISKAAKLLGYAPKYDVSAGVALAMPWYIMFLK; translated from the coding sequence ATGAGTCGTTATGAAGAGCTAAGAAAGGAATTGCCGGCGCAGCCGAAAGTCTGGCTGATTACAGGTGTGGCGGGCTTTATTGGCTCTAATCTTCTTGAGACTTTGCTAAAACTTGATCAGAAGGTTGTCGGTCTGGATAATTTTGCTACTGGTCATCAGCGGAACCTGGACGAAGTGCGGTCCTTGGTTAGCGAGAAGCAATGGTCAAATTTTAAATTTATTCAAGGTGATATTCGCAATCTGGATGATTGCAATAACGCCTGTGCAGGTGTTGATTACGTTTTACATCAAGCTGCCTTGGGTTCGGTACCGCGTTCTATTAACGATCCGATCACCTCCAATGCAACGAACATCGATGGTTTCTTGAATATGCTGATTGCAGCCAGAGATGCCAAGGTGCAGAGTTTCACTTATGCGGCAAGTAGCTCTACCTATGGAGATCATCCTGGTTTACCGAAGGTGGAGGATACTATAGGTAAGCCTCTTTCCCCTTATGCGGTTACCAAATATGTGAATGAGCTTTATGCCGATGTGTTTTCGCGCTGCTACGGCTTTTCGACCATTGGGCTTCGTTATTTCAATGTGTTCGGTCGTCGACAGGATCCCAATGGTGCCTATGCGGCAGTCATACCAAAATGGACCTCTTCGATGATCCAGGGTGATGACGTCTATATTAACGGTGATGGCGAGACCAGTCGGGATTTTTGTTATATTGAAAACACCGTTCAGGCCAATCTGCTTGCTGCAACCGCGGGGCTTGATGCTCGTAATCAAGTTTACAATATTGCTGTTGGCGGGCGGACGAGTTTGAATCAGTTGTTCTTTGCGCTTCGCGACGGCCTTGCCGAAAACGGTGTGTCCTATCACCGGGAACCTGTTTATCGTGATTTTAGGGAGGGGGATGTACGTCACTCTCTCGCTGATATCAGCAAGGCTGCCAAACTGCTGGGGTATGCGCCGAAATATGATGTATCTGCAGGTGTGGCGTTGGCCATGCCTTGGTACATCATGTTTTTGAAATGA